The following proteins are co-located in the Theropithecus gelada isolate Dixy chromosome 19, Tgel_1.0, whole genome shotgun sequence genome:
- the PRR22 gene encoding proline-rich protein 22, with translation MQHPKPFYAPAAPQEGLSPQSLEGAEALGSQPAPTCTEPPPAVGSLNLYHPPDPEKEVFPAPPAGFQMAPCGCLFDPRIYRIEWTTPDLGQSALYKLAASSGGPVGGPSAPGSYLLEPQPYLKAPGLPPYPHYQPAPGGPQFLLPYFPPEGPGPEALGFVGDAGPAAFMELPLPPLEEGPAPPPPPPPKENKPPPVLITLPAEPTLPPDAYSHLQGHLGHFPGPEPLAFPAKELQGSGARPGVPLYPPGLSELKVAEAKEGALLGAGEAKAPETARALALPDKVLLEDAMKLFDCLPGATEPEGALCEVPGPALPDSSGGNPADDIRSLRLPEELLSFDYSVPEILDTVSNVDYFFNFKALDEEQPPHPGPPAANTPAPSLPGKRKASTAKKGKLGGKAKQPAGPASATSPGPRQDLGATPH, from the exons ATGCAGCACCCCAAACCCTTCTATGCCCCTGCAGCTCCCCAGGAAGGTCTCAGCCCCCAGAGTCTGGAGGGGGCCGAGGCACTGGGCAGCCAGCCCGCTCCCACCTGCACCGAGCCGCCTCCCGCTGTGG GCTCCTTGAACCTCTACCATCCCCCAGACCCAGAGAAAGAGGTGTTTCCGGCCCCTCCAGCAG GTTTCCAGATGGCCCCATGCGGGTGCCTCTTCGACCCCCGCATCTATCGGATTGAGTGGACCACCCCTGACCTGGGCCAGTCGGCCCTGTACAAGCTGGCGGCAAGCAGCGGGGGGCCAGTGGGGGGCCCCTCTGCCCCCGGCAGCTACCTCCTGGAGCCGCAGCCCTACCTCAAGGCCCCGGGGCTGCCCCCATACCCCCACTACCAACCGGCACCGGGGGGGCCCCAGTTCCTCCTGCCCTACTTCCCGCCTGAGGGCCCCGGGCCAGAGGCTCTGGGCTTTGTGGGGGACGCGGGACCTGCCGCCTTCATGGAGCTGCCCCTACCGCCACTCGAGGAAGGCCCGGCCCCACCACCCCCTCCACCTCCTAAGGAGAACAAGCCACCCCCTGTACTCATCACGCTGCCTGCAGAGCCCACACTGCCCCCGGACGCCTACAGCCACCTCCAGGGCCACCTTGGCCACTTCCCTGGGCCCGAACCCCTGGCCTTCCCCGCCAAGGAGCTACAGGGCAGCGGGGCCCGACCTGGGGTGCCCCTGTACCCACCAGGCCTCAGCGAGCTCAAGGTGgctgaggccaaggagggggCCCTGCTGGGGGCAGGCGAGGCCAAGGCCCCCGAGACGGCCAGAGCTTTGGCACTGCCTGACAAGGTTCTGCTGGAGGACGCCATGAAGCTCTTCGACTGCCTGCCAGGCGCCACTGAGCCCGAGGGTGCCCTGTGCGAGGTCCCCGGGCCGGCCCTGCCTGACAGCAGTGGTGGGAACCCAGCCGATGACATCCGGTCGCTGCGCCTGCCCGAGGAGCTGCTGTCCTTCGACTACAGCGTGCCTGAGATCCTGGACACCGTGTCCAACGTCGACTACTTCTTCAACTTCAAGGCGCTTGATGAGGAGCAGCCGCCCCACCCGGGGCCCCCTGCCGCCAACACCCCAGCCCCCAGTCTGCCCGGCAAGAGAAAGGCCTCGACGGCCAAGAAGGGAAAGCTGGGAGGGAAGGCCAAGCAGCCGGCAGGCCCAGCCAGCGCCACTTCCCCGGGGCCCAGGCAGGACCTGGGAGCCACCCCCCATTAA
- the DUS3L gene encoding tRNA-dihydrouridine(47) synthase [NAD(P)(+)]-like isoform X2, with the protein MAEGTAEGTAEAPLENGGGGDSGAGALERGVAPIKPQYLTTKEQFHQFLEAKGQEKPCRETEVGDSAGNDLAEPEAKRIRLEDGQTEDGQTEEAAEPREQPQTQKRARGQNKGRPHVKPTHYDKNRLCPSLIQESAAKCFFGDRCRFLHDVRRYLETKPADLGPRCVLFQTFGRCPYGVTCRFAGAHLGPEGQNLVQEELAARGAQPPPVRNGLDKALQQQLRRREVRFERAEQALRRFSQGQPPGPTPAAAVPEGTAAEGAPRQDNCGAQQVPTGLGTSTPPSSPVRTCGPLTDEDVVRLRPCEKKRLDIRGKLYLAPLTTCGNLPFRRICKRFGADVTCGEMAVCTNLLQGQMSEWALLKRHQCEDIFGVQLEGAFPDTMTKCAELLSRTVEVDFVDINVGCPIDLVYKKGGGCALMNRSTKFQQIVRGMNQVLDVPLTVKIRTGVQERVNLAHRLLPELRDWGVALVTLHGRSREQRYTKLADWQYIEECVEAASPMPLFGNGDILSFEDANRAMQTGVAGIMIARGALLKPWLFTEIKEQRHWDISSSERLDILRDFTNYGLEHWGSDTQGVEKTRRFLLEWLSFLCRYVPVGLLERLPQRINERPPYYLGRDYLETLMASQKAADWIRISEMLLGPVPPNFVFLPKHKANAYK; encoded by the exons ATGGCGGAGGGAACGGCGGAGGGAACGGCGGAGGCCCCTCTAGAGAACGGTGGTGGCGGCGACTCAGGAGCCGGAGCGTTGGAACGGGGAGTGGCGCCCATTAAGCCTCA ATACCTCACCACCAAGGAGCAGTTTCACCAATTCCTGGAAGCCAAAGGGCAGGAGAAGCCTTGCCGGGAAACCGAGGTAGGAGACTCAGCTGGCAATGACCTGGCTGAGCCTGAGGCTAAGCGGATCCGACTGGAGGATGGACAGACGGAGGACGGGCAGACGGAGGAGGCAGCAGAGCCCAGGGAGCAGCCGCAGACTCAGAAGAGGGCCCGGGGACAAAACAAGGGCCGGCCTCATGTGAAGCCCACACACTACGACAAGAACAGGCTGTGCCCCTCCCTGATCCAG GAGTCGGCTGCTAAGTGTTTCTTCGGCGATCGCTGCCGCTTCCTGCACGACGTGCGGCGCTACCTGGAGACTAAGCCGGCCGACCTGGGCCCCCGCTGTGTGCTCTTCCAGACCTTCGGCAGGTGCCCCTACGGCGTGACCTGCCGCTTCGCTGGGGCCCATTTGGGGCCCGAGGGACAGAACCTGGTGCAGGAGGAGTTGGCGGCCCGCGGGGCCCAGCCCCCACCCGTGCGCAACGGCCTGGACAAAGCCCTGCAGCAGCAGCTACGGAGGCGCGAGGTCCGCTTCGAGCGAGCTGAGCAGGCCCTGCGCCGGTTCAGCCAGGGCCAGCCGCCGGGCCCCACACCTGCTGCTGCTGTACCCGAGGGCACGGCAGCCGAGGGTGCTCCCAGGCAGGACAACTGTGGCGCCCAGCAGGTCCCCACAGGGCTGGGCACTAGCACCCCTCCTAGCAGCCCCGTGCGGACCTGCGGGCCCCTGACGGATGAAGACGTGGTCAGGCTGCGGCCCTGTGAGAAGAAGCGG ctGGACATCCGTGGCAAACTTTACCTGGCCCCCCTCACCACG TGTGGGAACCTGCCCTTCCGACGGATCTGCAAGCGCTTCGGGGCGGACGTGACATGCGGAGAGATGGCCGTCTGCACCAACCTGCTGCAGGGCCAGATGTCCGAGTGGGCCCTGCTCAAACGCCACCAGTGCGAAGACATCTTTGGTGTCCAG TTGGAGGGCGCCTTCCCCGACACCATGACCAAGTGCGCCGAGCTGCTGAGCCGCACTGTGGAGGTGGATTTTGTGGACATCAACGTCGGCTGCCCCATCGACCTCGTGTACAAGAAG GGCGGGGGCTGTGCCCTCATGAATCGCTCCACCAAGTTCCAGCAGATCGTTCGTGGCATGAACCAG GTGTTGGACGTGCCACTGACTGTGAAGATCCGCACAGGCGTCCAGGAGCGTGTGAACCTGGCGCACCGCCTGCTGCCCGAGCTGCGGGACTGGGGCGTGGCACTCGTCACG CTCCACGGCCGCTCTCGGGAGCAGCGCTACACCAAGCTAGCCGACTGGCAGTACATCGAGGAGTGCGTGGAGGCCGCCAGCCCCATGCCCCTGTTCG GAAATGGGGACATCTTGTCATTTGAGGATGCCAACCGCGCCATGCAGACTGGTGTTGCCGGGATCATGATTGCCCG TGGCGCCCTGCTCAAGCCGTGGCTGTTCACGGAGATCAAGGAGCAGCGGCACTGGGATATCTCGTCGTCCGAGCGCCTGGACATCCTGCGGGACTTTACCAACTACGGCTTGGAGCACTGGGGCTCGGACACGCAGGGTGTGGAGAAGACCCGACGCTTCCTGCTCGAGTGGCTGTCCTTCCTGTGCCG GTACGTGCCCGTGGGGCTGCTGGAACGGCTCCCACAGAGGATCAACGAGCGGCCGCCCTACTACCTGGGCCGCGACTACCTGGAGACGCTGATGGCCAGCCAGAAGGCCGCCGACTGGATCCGCATCAG TGAGATGCTCCTTGGACCAGTGCCCCCCAACTTCGTCTTCTTGCCGAAGCACAAGGCCAACGCGTATAAGTAG
- the DUS3L gene encoding tRNA-dihydrouridine(47) synthase [NAD(P)(+)]-like isoform X3, whose protein sequence is MAEGTAEGTAEAPLENGGGGDSGAGALERGVAPIKPQYLTTKEQFHQFLEAKGQEKPCRETELDIRGKLYLAPLTTCGNLPFRRICKRFGADVTCGEMAVCTNLLQGQMSEWALLKRHQCEDIFGVQLEGAFPDTMTKCAELLSRTVEVDFVDINVGCPIDLVYKKGGGCALMNRSTKFQQIVRGMNQVLDVPLTVKIRTGVQERVNLAHRLLPELRDWGVALVTLHGRSREQRYTKLADWQYIEECVEAASPMPLFGNGDILSFEDANRAMQTGVAGIMIARGALLKPWLFTEIKEQRHWDISSSERLDILRDFTNYGLEHWGSDTQGVEKTRRFLLEWLSFLCRYVPVGLLERLPQRINERPPYYLGRDYLETLMASQKAADWIRISEMLLGPVPPNFVFLPKHKANAYK, encoded by the exons ATGGCGGAGGGAACGGCGGAGGGAACGGCGGAGGCCCCTCTAGAGAACGGTGGTGGCGGCGACTCAGGAGCCGGAGCGTTGGAACGGGGAGTGGCGCCCATTAAGCCTCA ATACCTCACCACCAAGGAGCAGTTTCACCAATTCCTGGAAGCCAAAGGGCAGGAGAAGCCTTGCCGGGAAACCGAG ctGGACATCCGTGGCAAACTTTACCTGGCCCCCCTCACCACG TGTGGGAACCTGCCCTTCCGACGGATCTGCAAGCGCTTCGGGGCGGACGTGACATGCGGAGAGATGGCCGTCTGCACCAACCTGCTGCAGGGCCAGATGTCCGAGTGGGCCCTGCTCAAACGCCACCAGTGCGAAGACATCTTTGGTGTCCAG TTGGAGGGCGCCTTCCCCGACACCATGACCAAGTGCGCCGAGCTGCTGAGCCGCACTGTGGAGGTGGATTTTGTGGACATCAACGTCGGCTGCCCCATCGACCTCGTGTACAAGAAG GGCGGGGGCTGTGCCCTCATGAATCGCTCCACCAAGTTCCAGCAGATCGTTCGTGGCATGAACCAG GTGTTGGACGTGCCACTGACTGTGAAGATCCGCACAGGCGTCCAGGAGCGTGTGAACCTGGCGCACCGCCTGCTGCCCGAGCTGCGGGACTGGGGCGTGGCACTCGTCACG CTCCACGGCCGCTCTCGGGAGCAGCGCTACACCAAGCTAGCCGACTGGCAGTACATCGAGGAGTGCGTGGAGGCCGCCAGCCCCATGCCCCTGTTCG GAAATGGGGACATCTTGTCATTTGAGGATGCCAACCGCGCCATGCAGACTGGTGTTGCCGGGATCATGATTGCCCG TGGCGCCCTGCTCAAGCCGTGGCTGTTCACGGAGATCAAGGAGCAGCGGCACTGGGATATCTCGTCGTCCGAGCGCCTGGACATCCTGCGGGACTTTACCAACTACGGCTTGGAGCACTGGGGCTCGGACACGCAGGGTGTGGAGAAGACCCGACGCTTCCTGCTCGAGTGGCTGTCCTTCCTGTGCCG GTACGTGCCCGTGGGGCTGCTGGAACGGCTCCCACAGAGGATCAACGAGCGGCCGCCCTACTACCTGGGCCGCGACTACCTGGAGACGCTGATGGCCAGCCAGAAGGCCGCCGACTGGATCCGCATCAG TGAGATGCTCCTTGGACCAGTGCCCCCCAACTTCGTCTTCTTGCCGAAGCACAAGGCCAACGCGTATAAGTAG
- the DUS3L gene encoding tRNA-dihydrouridine(47) synthase [NAD(P)(+)]-like isoform X1, whose protein sequence is MAEGTAEGTAEAPLENGGGGDSGAGALERGVAPIKPQYLTTKEQFHQFLEAKGQEKPCRETEVGDSAGNDLAEPEAKRIRLEDGQTEDGQTEEAAEPREQPQTQKRARGQNKGRPHVKPTHYDKNRLCPSLIQESAAKCFFGDRCRFLHDVRRYLETKPADLGPRCVLFQTFGRCPYGVTCRFAGAHLGPEGQNLVQEELAARGAQPPPVRNGLDKALQQQLRRREVRFERAEQALRRFSQGQPPGPTPAAAVPEGTAAEGAPRQDNCGAQQVPTGLGTSTPPSSPVRTCGPLTDEDVVRLRPCEKKRLDIRGKLYLAPLTTCGNLPFRRICKRFGADVTCGEMAVCTNLLQGQMSEWALLKRHQCEDIFGVQLEGAFPDTMTKCAELLSRTVEVDFVDINVGCPIDLVYKKGGGCALMNRSTKFQQIVRGMNQVLDVPLTVKIRTGVQERVNLAHRLLPELRDWGVALVTLHGRSREQRYTKLADWQYIEECVEAASPMPLFGNGDILSFEDANRAMQTGVAGIMIARGALLKPWLFTEIKEQRHWDISSSERLDILRDFTNYGLEHWGSDTQGVEKTRRFLLEWLSFLCRYVPVGLLERLPQRINERPPYYLGRDYLETLMASQKAADWIRIRCLGGLEVQGWSRGPGSWRVLCRPWA, encoded by the exons ATGGCGGAGGGAACGGCGGAGGGAACGGCGGAGGCCCCTCTAGAGAACGGTGGTGGCGGCGACTCAGGAGCCGGAGCGTTGGAACGGGGAGTGGCGCCCATTAAGCCTCA ATACCTCACCACCAAGGAGCAGTTTCACCAATTCCTGGAAGCCAAAGGGCAGGAGAAGCCTTGCCGGGAAACCGAGGTAGGAGACTCAGCTGGCAATGACCTGGCTGAGCCTGAGGCTAAGCGGATCCGACTGGAGGATGGACAGACGGAGGACGGGCAGACGGAGGAGGCAGCAGAGCCCAGGGAGCAGCCGCAGACTCAGAAGAGGGCCCGGGGACAAAACAAGGGCCGGCCTCATGTGAAGCCCACACACTACGACAAGAACAGGCTGTGCCCCTCCCTGATCCAG GAGTCGGCTGCTAAGTGTTTCTTCGGCGATCGCTGCCGCTTCCTGCACGACGTGCGGCGCTACCTGGAGACTAAGCCGGCCGACCTGGGCCCCCGCTGTGTGCTCTTCCAGACCTTCGGCAGGTGCCCCTACGGCGTGACCTGCCGCTTCGCTGGGGCCCATTTGGGGCCCGAGGGACAGAACCTGGTGCAGGAGGAGTTGGCGGCCCGCGGGGCCCAGCCCCCACCCGTGCGCAACGGCCTGGACAAAGCCCTGCAGCAGCAGCTACGGAGGCGCGAGGTCCGCTTCGAGCGAGCTGAGCAGGCCCTGCGCCGGTTCAGCCAGGGCCAGCCGCCGGGCCCCACACCTGCTGCTGCTGTACCCGAGGGCACGGCAGCCGAGGGTGCTCCCAGGCAGGACAACTGTGGCGCCCAGCAGGTCCCCACAGGGCTGGGCACTAGCACCCCTCCTAGCAGCCCCGTGCGGACCTGCGGGCCCCTGACGGATGAAGACGTGGTCAGGCTGCGGCCCTGTGAGAAGAAGCGG ctGGACATCCGTGGCAAACTTTACCTGGCCCCCCTCACCACG TGTGGGAACCTGCCCTTCCGACGGATCTGCAAGCGCTTCGGGGCGGACGTGACATGCGGAGAGATGGCCGTCTGCACCAACCTGCTGCAGGGCCAGATGTCCGAGTGGGCCCTGCTCAAACGCCACCAGTGCGAAGACATCTTTGGTGTCCAG TTGGAGGGCGCCTTCCCCGACACCATGACCAAGTGCGCCGAGCTGCTGAGCCGCACTGTGGAGGTGGATTTTGTGGACATCAACGTCGGCTGCCCCATCGACCTCGTGTACAAGAAG GGCGGGGGCTGTGCCCTCATGAATCGCTCCACCAAGTTCCAGCAGATCGTTCGTGGCATGAACCAG GTGTTGGACGTGCCACTGACTGTGAAGATCCGCACAGGCGTCCAGGAGCGTGTGAACCTGGCGCACCGCCTGCTGCCCGAGCTGCGGGACTGGGGCGTGGCACTCGTCACG CTCCACGGCCGCTCTCGGGAGCAGCGCTACACCAAGCTAGCCGACTGGCAGTACATCGAGGAGTGCGTGGAGGCCGCCAGCCCCATGCCCCTGTTCG GAAATGGGGACATCTTGTCATTTGAGGATGCCAACCGCGCCATGCAGACTGGTGTTGCCGGGATCATGATTGCCCG TGGCGCCCTGCTCAAGCCGTGGCTGTTCACGGAGATCAAGGAGCAGCGGCACTGGGATATCTCGTCGTCCGAGCGCCTGGACATCCTGCGGGACTTTACCAACTACGGCTTGGAGCACTGGGGCTCGGACACGCAGGGTGTGGAGAAGACCCGACGCTTCCTGCTCGAGTGGCTGTCCTTCCTGTGCCG GTACGTGCCCGTGGGGCTGCTGGAACGGCTCCCACAGAGGATCAACGAGCGGCCGCCCTACTACCTGGGCCGCGACTACCTGGAGACGCTGATGGCCAGCCAGAAGGCCGCCGACTGGATCCGCATCAGGTGCCTGGGTGGGCTGGAGGTGCAGGGCTGGAGTCGGGGCCCTGGGTCATGGAGGGTGCTTTGCAGGCCCTGGGCCTGA